In Denticeps clupeoides chromosome 1, fDenClu1.1, whole genome shotgun sequence, a single window of DNA contains:
- the LOC114798022 gene encoding probable phospholipid-transporting ATPase VD isoform X3, giving the protein MAAGELWRSQERSKRRVVSPLMEDEERSELRRTYSGNKICTSRYTFLSFLPKNLFEQLHRWANVYFLLIVALNFVPAVNAFQPEASVLPVVLVLGVTAAKDAWEDHRRWRTDREVNRLKCGVYDRKQRRYVERRWAEVCVGDLVRLYCNDIIPADMVLLHSSDPGGVCHIETANLDGESNLKLRRVVRDLQRQGLDFSPETFSSRIECENPNNELQCFRGYMEHPSKARVGLHIENLLLRTCTVRNTEMVVGFVVYAGHETKAMQNNSGPRYKRSKLERRLNTDVLWSVALLLLLCFTAAVGHGLWLNSLKNPFFLIPGDPPPLLAGFYMFWTMIIVLQVLIPISLYVSIEIVKLGQIYFIQSDVDLYSEQTASGVQCRALNITEDLGQIQYLFSDKTGTLTENCMLFRRCTIAGVEYPHHDNAQWLEQYEEQDTHSRPHTLRSRCSRKSLSCRSLSCNRSSVSLHTLASQSDTASQEPAHAHGAFSRTMECMVAPDPLLQLKLQELPRPEGAAAAELSYILDFFLALAVCNTVVVSSPTKSQHVVPVPRTPQRSLEDMKLLLQKFSLPRFPHAPSSLHPDTPAPAQSPAPSSFPAPSAEGAGLWEECDDDDCGEELFYESESPDEAALVQAARAYGYTLQARSAEHLVVALPGSAPLTVPLLHLLPFHSDRKRMSVVVRHPVTGRVVVFTKGADSVVMELSRDDAGESADEEEEHQAFIREQTQRHLDDYAREGLRTLCVAKRVLEEAEYEAWLKKHVLAETSIENREELLLDSAQRLETNLTLLGATGIVDRLQDDVPETIEALQRAGIRMWVLTGDKQETAVNIAYACRLLRPSDQLLTANCESKDACEALFSRLSEEIHRWEESQAASVGGGGVSGFTLVIDGRTLDWALGAELQGAFLQLTQHCRSVICCRSTPLQKSQVVRLVRDTLGVTTLAVGDGANDVSMIQVADVGIGISGQEGMQAVMSSDFAVSRFKHLRKLLLVHGHWCYTRLANMILYFFYKNVMYVNLLFWYQFFCGFSGSVMTNSWALIFFNLLFTSAPPLLYGILDKDVSADALLGVPQLYASGQNSEAYCRTTFWLTLLDSFYQSLVCFFVPYLAFAGSDVSIFSFGSPINSSALLIILLHQVIESRTLTWLHGAVLLGSAAFYYGFSLLFSVLCVTCNSPTDPLGVETHAMSQPLYYCVCVLTTVLALLPRVSYHAFHNTICPPDTVRAGLMDRLVSKEYWTHVGQWTDTPAPQTLSVNADPSSTTDRPPDHHNVLS; this is encoded by the exons ATGGCCGCTGGTGAACTCTGGAGGAGTCAGGAGAGGAGCAAGCGGAGGGTGGTGAGTCCTCTGATGGAGGATGAAGAACGTTCTGAGCTGCGCCGGACCTACAGCGGGAATAAAATCTGCACCAGCAGGTACACGTTCCTCTCCTTCCTCCCCAAGAACCTGTTCGAACAGCTGCACCGCTGGGCCAACGTCTACTTCCTGCTCATCGTCGCCCTCAACTTCGTTCCCGCCGTCAACGCCTTCCAGCCCGAGGCATCCGTCCTGCCCgtggtgctggtgctgggcGTCACCGCGGCGAAGGACGCGTGGGAGGACCACCGCAGGTGGAGGACTGACCGGGAGGTGAACAGACTCAAGTGTGGGGTGTATGACAG gAAGCAGCGGCGGTACGTGGAGCGGCGCTGGGCGGAGGTGTGTGTTGGGGATCTGGTACGTCTCTACTGTAACGACATCATTCCGGCCGACATGGTTCTGCTGCACTCCTCGGACCCGGGCGGAGTCTGCCACATCGAGACGGCCAACCTGGACGGAGAATCCAACCTGAAGCTCCGGCGCGTGGTGCGGGACCTGCAGCGGCAG GGACTGGACTTCAGCCCAGAGACCTTCAGCAGTCGTATTGAGTGTGAGAACCCAAACAATGAACTGCAGTGCTTCAGGGGTTACAT ggaacACCCCAGTAAAGCTCGCGTAGGACTGCACATTGAGAACCTGCTCCTAAGAACGTGCACAGTGAGGAACACCGAGATGGTGGTCGGCTTTGTGGTCTATGCTG GTCATGAGACAAAGGCGATGCAAAATAACAGCGGGCCACGTTACAAACGCAGCAAACTGGAGAGACGCCTGAACACAGACGTGCTGTGGAGTgtcgcgctgctgctgctgctgtgctttACTGCTGCTGTGG GCCATGGTCTCTGGCTAAACAGTTTAAAGAACCCCTTCTTTCTAATTCCTggtgacccccctcccctgctGGCTGGATTCTACATGTTCTGGACGATGATTATCGTActgcag GTGTTGATCCCGATCTCCCTCTACGTGTCTATTGAGATTGTAAAGCTGGGCCAGATCTActtcatccagagcgacgtgGATCTGTACAGTGAGCAGACCGCTTCGGGGGTGCAGTGCAGGGCCCTGAACATCACCGAGGACCTCGGCCAGATCCAGTATTTGTTCTCCGACAAAACTGGAACGCTGACCGAGAACTGCATGCTGTTCCGACGATGCACCATCGCCGGAGTGGAGTACCCTCACCACGACAACG CGCAATGGCTGGAGCAGTATGAGGAGCAGGACACACACTCCCGGCCGCACACGCTCCGCTCtcgctgcagcaggaagtcCCTGAGCTGCCGATCCCTCAGCTGCAACCGCAGCTCCGTCTCTCTGCACACGCTCGCCTCGCAGTCGGACACGGCGTCGCAGGAGCCCGCGCACGCGCACGGCGCCTTCAGCCGGACCATG GAGtgcatggtggccccggaccctctgcTGCAGCTGAAGCTGCAGGAGCTGCCGCGGCCTGagggcgccgccgccgccgaacTCTCCTACATCCTGGACTTTTTCCTGGCCCTGGCCGTGTGCAACACTGTGGTCGTGTCGTCCCCCACCAAGTCCCAGCATGTG gtTCCTGTCCCGCGGACTCCCCAGCGTTCTCTCGAGGAcatgaagctgctgctgcagaagtTCAGCCTCCCGCGTTTCCCACATGCCCCTTCCAGCCTGCACCCCGACACACCGGCTCCCGcccaaagccccgccccctcgtcATTTCCGGCACCGTCggccgagggggcggggctttgggAGGAATGCGACGATGACGATTGCGGCGAAGAGCTGTTTTACGAGTCGGAGAGCCCGGACGAGGCGGCGCTGGTCCAGGCGGCGCGGGCGTACGGCTACACCCTGCAGGCGCGCTCGGCGGAGCATCTGGTGGTGGCGCTGCCAGGCTCCGCCCCTCTCACCGTGCCGCTCCTTCACTTGCTGCCGTTCCACTCCGACCGCAAGCGCATGTCCGTGGTGGTCCGACACCCCGTCACCGGACGGGTGGTCGTCTTCACCAAGGGCGCCGACAGCGTCGTCATGGAGCTGAGCCGAGACGACGCGGGTGAGT ctgccgatgaggaggaagagcacCAGGCCTTCATCAGAGAACAGACGCAGAGGCACCTGGACGACTACGCCAGGGAGGGGCTGCGGACGCTGTGTGTAGCCAAGAGG GTTCTGGAGGAGGCGGAGTATGAGGCGTGGCTTAAGAAGCATGTTCTTGCTGAAACCAGCATTGAGAATAGGGAGGAGCTTCTTTTGGACTCCGCCCAGAGGCTAGAGACCAACCTAACGCTGCTAG GAGCGACCGGCATAGTTGACCGGCTGCAGGACGACGTCCCAGAGACCATTGAGGCCCTGCAGAGGGCGGGGATCCGAATGTGGGTGCTGACCGGAGACAAACAGGAAACCGCGGTGAACATCGCCTACGCCTGCCGCCTGCTCCGCCCCTCAGACCAGCTTCTGACTGCCAACTGCGAGAGCAag GATGCGTGTGAGGCGCTGTTCTCTCGGCTCTCTGAAGAAATCCACCGGTGGGAGGAGTCGCAGGCCGCGTCTGTGGGTGGAGGGGGCGTGTCCGGATTCACCCTGGTGATTGATGGGCGGACGCTGGACTGGGCTCTGGGGGCGGAGCTTCAGGGGGCGTTTCTGCAGCTCACCCAGCACTGCCGTTCGGTCATCTGCTGCCGCTCTACCCCCCTGCAGAAGAGCCAGGTGGTACGACTCGTCCGGGACACACTCGGGGTCACGACCCTGGCCgtag GTGATGGAGCAAATGATGTCAGCATGATCCAGGTGGCAGACGTGGGCATCGGTATCTCAGGACAGGAAGGcatgcag GCTGTGATGTCCAGCGATTTTGCCGTCTCCAGGTTCAAACACCTGCGGAAGCTGCTGTTGGTTCACGGCCACTGGTGCTACACCCGTCTGGCCAACATGATCCTCTACTTCTTCTACAAGAACGTG ATGTACGTGAACCTGTTGTTCTGGTACCAGTTCTTCTGCGGATTTTCAGGCAGCGTAATGACCAACTCCTGGGCCCTGATCTTCTTTAACCTGCTCTTCACCTCAGCCCCACCCCTCCTCTACGGCATCTTGGACAAGGACGTCTCGGCCGACGCCCTACTCGGCGTGCCACAGCTCTACGCATCTGGACAGAATTCCGAG GCCTACTGCCGCACCACCTTCTGGTTGACGCTGCTGGACTCCTTCTACCAGAGCCTGGTCTGTTTCTTCGTCCCGTACCTT GCGTTCGCCGGCTCTGACGTCAGCATCTTTTCGTTTGGATCGCCCATCAATAGCTCCGCCCTCCTCATCATCCTGTTGCACCAGGTCATCGAGAGCCGAACACTG ACGTGGCTGCACGGTGCCGTGCTGCTGGGCAGCGCCGCGTTTTATTACGGCTTCTCGCTGCTCTTCAGCGTGCTGTGTGTCACCTGCAATTCGCCCACCGACCCGCTGGGCGTCGAGACACACGCCATGTCCCAGCCGCTCTACTACTGCGTGTGCGTTCTGACCACGGTGCTGGCGCTGCTTCCCAG GGTTTCATACCATGCCTTCCATAACACCATCTGTCCTCCAGACACCGTGAGGGCAGGGCTTATGGACAGACTCGTGTCTAAGGAGTACTGGACCCACGTCGGTCAATGGACAGACACTCCGGCACCGCAGACACTGAGTGTGAATGCAGATCCCAGCAGCACTACTGACCGCCCCCCAGACCACCACAACGTCCTCTCCTGA